A window of the Candidatus Eremiobacteraceae bacterium genome harbors these coding sequences:
- a CDS encoding ABC transporter permease subunit, giving the protein MPILIIASLAVAELVRRRVIAAVAVLTAGCIALTGWAFHKLHLYALAHAATITRGDEALANSMQVILLAHMFGMVLAIGAAFLAAPAIANEIEGGVALAILPRPIRRRDVVLGKFLGVAVVTVSFVFLTGSLEFAVVNFYTGYMPPHPVQAMLYLSAGALVLLALALAGSTRFSPIAVGIVAVALYGISWIGQVADGLAAAYNNDAIRTACTIISLIIPSGGMWRGASYSLEPVALAAASTQLRFDPITVTSPPTQAYLIWTAAWIVVMLVTAVTSFERRDV; this is encoded by the coding sequence ATGCCGATCCTGATCATCGCTAGTCTCGCCGTTGCAGAACTCGTGCGGCGCCGCGTGATCGCCGCCGTGGCCGTGCTGACGGCCGGCTGCATCGCGCTGACCGGCTGGGCCTTTCACAAGCTGCATCTCTATGCGCTCGCGCATGCAGCGACGATCACGCGCGGCGACGAGGCCTTGGCAAATTCGATGCAAGTCATCCTGCTCGCGCACATGTTCGGCATGGTGCTTGCGATCGGCGCTGCGTTTCTGGCCGCGCCGGCGATCGCGAACGAGATCGAAGGCGGCGTCGCGCTCGCCATCCTGCCACGGCCCATCCGGCGGCGCGACGTCGTGCTCGGAAAGTTTTTGGGCGTTGCCGTCGTCACCGTCAGCTTCGTCTTCTTGACGGGATCGCTCGAATTCGCCGTCGTGAATTTCTACACCGGCTACATGCCGCCGCATCCGGTCCAAGCGATGCTCTATCTTTCCGCGGGCGCGCTCGTCCTGCTCGCCCTCGCGCTTGCGGGAAGCACGCGCTTTTCGCCGATCGCCGTCGGAATCGTCGCCGTCGCTCTCTACGGCATCTCGTGGATCGGTCAGGTCGCCGACGGACTGGCTGCCGCCTACAATAATGATGCGATCCGCACCGCGTGCACGATCATCAGTCTGATCATTCCGTCCGGCGGCATGTGGCGCGGCGCGAGCTACAGCCTCGAACCGGTGGCGTTGGCGGCTGCGAGCACACAGCTCAGATTCGACCCGATCACGGTCACCTCGCCGCCCACGCAAGCGTATCTCATATGGACGGCGGCCTGGATCGTCGTCATGCTGGTCACGGCCGTGACGTCGTTCGAGCGGCGCGATGTCTAG
- the coaD gene encoding pantetheine-phosphate adenylyltransferase has protein sequence MKPVLGQAVLGQATLAQPDAQPDAQPGGLVVYPGSFDPMTNGHLDVARRAARNFSRLVVAVVSNPNKRPMFALAERVEMLREACADLANVEVDAFDGLLVEYVRRRGASLIVKGLRIVADFEGEFTMALLNRKLAGHVDTMFLPASVEYAYVSSSSVREIFALGGDVSEFVPPSVLRAMARLRGKVS, from the coding sequence TTGAAACCCGTACTAGGGCAAGCCGTACTAGGGCAAGCAACGCTTGCCCAACCGGACGCCCAGCCGGACGCCCAACCCGGTGGCCTCGTCGTCTACCCCGGCAGCTTCGACCCGATGACAAACGGCCATCTCGACGTCGCGCGCCGGGCGGCCCGGAATTTCTCGCGATTGGTGGTCGCCGTCGTCTCCAACCCGAACAAACGCCCGATGTTCGCGCTAGCCGAACGTGTGGAAATGCTGCGCGAGGCCTGCGCCGACCTCGCTAACGTCGAAGTCGACGCCTTCGACGGCTTGCTTGTGGAGTACGTCAGGCGCCGGGGCGCGAGCTTGATCGTAAAGGGTCTGCGGATCGTCGCGGATTTCGAGGGCGAATTCACCATGGCGCTCCTCAATCGCAAATTGGCAGGTCACGTCGACACGATGTTTCTGCCGGCCAGCGTCGAATATGCCTATGTGTCGTCGTCGAGTGTCCGCGAGATCTTCGCGCTGGGCGGCGATGTCTCGGAATTCGTGCCGCCATCGGTGCTGCGCGCCATGGCCCGTCTGCGGGGGAAGGTCTCATGA
- a CDS encoding S16 family serine protease: protein MSGTTTFRNYFRTLVLIVLTLAVAFVGWYPIPFFIYGPGDAVNLNTAIVVPKKTPPSGALFLTDIKLWPGRPAFYAIAKMFPGYEIVPREQLVPKNVTDKQLNVQLVDAMTESQLNAQVVAERAAGLPVKVSIAYIVRGTKQNSPGARCFKSGDAIVAVDGKRFGADEDLVRMASSHPPGTRFALTVERGTKSIAVACSTYMYQKKARFGILIQAQTRAFRLPVPITYKLPDINGSSAGLMFALQIYRTLTGADITRGRNIAGTGVLAADGSVSPIAGTREKIEAAIRAHAAVFLVPADNYSEVAGTKGIEVIPVHSFSEALRALTAKR, encoded by the coding sequence TTGTCCGGCACCACAACGTTTCGGAACTACTTCCGGACGCTCGTTCTCATCGTGTTGACGCTTGCGGTCGCGTTTGTCGGCTGGTACCCCATTCCGTTCTTCATCTACGGTCCGGGCGACGCCGTGAATCTCAATACCGCGATCGTCGTGCCGAAGAAGACGCCACCGTCCGGCGCGCTCTTCCTCACCGACATCAAGCTTTGGCCCGGCCGTCCGGCGTTTTACGCGATAGCGAAGATGTTCCCGGGATATGAGATCGTGCCTCGCGAGCAGCTCGTTCCGAAGAACGTCACCGACAAACAGCTGAATGTGCAGCTCGTCGACGCGATGACCGAAAGTCAATTGAACGCGCAAGTCGTAGCCGAACGTGCGGCCGGGCTTCCGGTCAAAGTATCCATCGCGTACATCGTCAGGGGCACCAAACAGAATTCGCCCGGGGCACGATGCTTCAAATCGGGCGACGCGATCGTCGCGGTGGACGGCAAACGATTCGGCGCCGACGAGGATCTCGTGCGCATGGCGTCCTCCCACCCGCCCGGCACAAGATTCGCGCTCACGGTCGAGCGCGGCACGAAGAGCATCGCCGTCGCATGCTCTACGTACATGTACCAGAAAAAGGCGAGATTCGGCATCTTGATCCAAGCGCAGACGCGCGCGTTCCGCCTGCCCGTGCCGATCACATACAAATTGCCCGACATCAACGGCTCGTCGGCCGGGCTCATGTTCGCGCTGCAGATATACCGCACGCTCACCGGCGCAGACATCACGCGCGGCCGGAACATCGCCGGCACCGGCGTGCTGGCGGCCGATGGCAGCGTGTCTCCGATAGCCGGCACGCGCGAAAAGATCGAAGCGGCGATCCGCGCCCATGCCGCGGTGTTCCTCGTTCCCGCCGACAACTATAGCGAAGTCGCGGGCACGAAAGGAATCGAAGTCATTCCAGTGCACTCGTTCAGCGAAGCGTTGCGCGCCCTTACGGCAAAGCGATGA
- a CDS encoding alkaline phosphatase family protein: MKAHFAAIAAAAAAACCLSMSQTASAAVRPLDRVFIIFMENQGFDNVVGHLDANNNPDTPFITHLAERYGLATLEFGVTHPSLPNYVSLISGDYYGIQDDNPSCYAKPTPQPPCDKIDATNIVDELEGAGISWTAFEQTMPTPGYLGVQFPKTGAPLYAQKHNPFVYFRDIANNPARLAKIVPLPNMDALLQALAGGRTAPRYVLIVPDQCHDMHGQTPCSDPDRLLVQGDIYVKNLIHTINNSPAYTKNSAIFLTWDENDFSSFLGCCDSPAIGGGHIATIVITQRTTKPIQTATFYNHYSILSTIEQSFGLGLLGHTKDTANVVPLTDLLP; this comes from the coding sequence ATGAAGGCTCATTTTGCCGCAATCGCCGCTGCGGCAGCGGCGGCTTGCTGTCTCTCGATGTCGCAGACCGCATCGGCGGCCGTGCGGCCGCTCGACCGCGTGTTCATCATCTTTATGGAAAATCAGGGATTCGACAACGTCGTCGGCCATCTCGACGCCAACAACAATCCGGACACCCCGTTCATCACGCACCTTGCGGAGCGATACGGCCTCGCGACGCTCGAATTCGGCGTCACCCATCCAAGCCTGCCGAACTACGTCTCTTTGATCTCAGGCGACTACTACGGAATCCAAGACGACAACCCGTCTTGCTATGCCAAACCCACGCCTCAGCCGCCGTGCGACAAGATCGACGCGACGAACATCGTCGACGAGCTCGAAGGAGCCGGCATATCGTGGACGGCGTTCGAGCAGACCATGCCGACGCCCGGTTATCTCGGCGTGCAGTTCCCGAAGACCGGCGCACCGCTGTACGCGCAAAAGCACAACCCGTTCGTCTATTTCAGGGATATCGCCAATAACCCGGCCCGGCTTGCGAAGATCGTGCCGCTCCCGAACATGGACGCACTCTTGCAAGCGCTCGCGGGCGGGAGAACGGCGCCGCGTTACGTCCTGATCGTGCCGGACCAATGCCACGACATGCACGGCCAAACGCCGTGTTCGGATCCCGACCGTCTCCTGGTCCAGGGCGATATCTACGTGAAGAATCTGATCCATACCATCAACAATTCGCCTGCATACACGAAGAACTCGGCGATATTTTTGACCTGGGACGAAAACGACTTCTCGTCGTTCCTCGGATGCTGCGACTCGCCGGCGATCGGCGGCGGCCACATCGCGACCATCGTCATCACGCAGCGCACGACCAAACCAATACAGACCGCGACGTTCTACAATCACTACTCGATCCTGTCGACGATTGAACAGTCGTTCGGCTTGGGGCTCCTCGGGCATACCAAAGACACCGCCAACGTCGTTCCCCTCACCGATCTGCTGCCATAG
- the recG gene encoding ATP-dependent DNA helicase RecG, translating to MHQATEFMARATTQDRQASGSPLVQPLRELAGITPATAALFERMGVVTVDDLIRHYPYRYDDLREVTAIAGLRSLGPDQVGEQNVCGVIRQSKHVRLRGRVRSKTSAVIDDGTGLLEATWFGRPYLGAQLKAGMKIFVRGRVEATLTGARMAVVQHRVVHAEEAFAGELVPVYPQTAGLRNSVIRRLVTRELARVLADPLAADELDPLPARVNAAHKFKDARFALRAIHAPSSPEEAAEARRRLVFEEFFLLAAQAALRRAARASERSPDFAAAMTPKKLSRLAADLDAFFPFALTSAQRRCIAELTEDMLRPAPMNRLLQGDVGSGKTAVAAAAILLAARAGFQSAFMAPTEILALQHFHKLSAPLRAAGVESALLVGGLKKHTRDDLLARLRGREIDLVVGTHALLTDDVEFGALGLTVIDEQHRFGVLQRAELRSKARGYTPHTLIMTATPIPRTLAQSLYADLDLSVVDELPPGRTAVKTYVREAADTTKIFDFVRKQVALGRQAYIVCPAIDDSERALHSAVEQAESLRNGDLKGLRVALLHGKMTGKQKDEIMRLLGDGFIQVLISTTVVEVGVDVPNASVMVVLDADYYGLAQLHQLRGRVGRGAAKSYCILVASERGESDSARLGILAATNDGFAIAEEDYRLRGSGDVAGTRQHGAQEFRLANLIRDLPVFEQAKKEADALVAADAGLEKPENAGLKRVIDSRERTRGLRFTS from the coding sequence GTGCATCAAGCAACGGAGTTCATGGCGCGCGCGACGACACAAGACCGGCAGGCATCCGGCTCGCCGCTCGTCCAGCCGCTTCGCGAGCTGGCCGGCATAACGCCGGCGACGGCGGCTCTTTTCGAACGCATGGGAGTCGTGACCGTCGACGACCTCATCCGTCACTATCCCTACCGGTACGACGATTTGCGTGAGGTGACGGCCATCGCCGGCCTGCGCAGCCTCGGTCCGGATCAAGTCGGCGAGCAGAATGTCTGCGGCGTCATCCGGCAGTCCAAGCACGTGCGTCTTCGCGGGCGCGTCCGGTCGAAGACGAGCGCCGTGATCGACGACGGCACCGGACTTCTCGAAGCGACGTGGTTCGGACGCCCATATCTTGGCGCGCAGCTCAAAGCCGGCATGAAGATATTCGTCCGCGGTCGCGTCGAGGCGACGCTGACGGGAGCGCGCATGGCGGTCGTACAGCATCGCGTCGTTCACGCCGAAGAAGCATTCGCGGGCGAGCTCGTCCCCGTTTATCCACAGACCGCCGGTTTGCGCAACTCTGTCATCCGGCGGTTGGTGACAAGAGAGTTAGCGCGCGTTCTCGCCGACCCGCTCGCGGCGGACGAATTGGACCCGCTGCCTGCGCGCGTGAATGCCGCGCACAAGTTCAAGGACGCGCGCTTTGCTCTGCGCGCCATCCACGCACCGTCGTCTCCGGAAGAGGCCGCGGAAGCGCGCCGGAGGCTGGTCTTCGAAGAGTTCTTCCTGCTCGCAGCGCAAGCGGCGCTGCGGCGAGCGGCGCGCGCGAGCGAACGATCGCCGGATTTCGCCGCCGCGATGACGCCCAAAAAGCTGTCGCGGCTTGCGGCCGACCTCGACGCGTTTTTTCCATTCGCGTTGACGTCCGCGCAGCGGCGGTGCATCGCCGAACTGACGGAAGATATGTTGCGGCCGGCGCCTATGAATCGGTTGCTCCAAGGTGATGTCGGATCGGGCAAGACAGCGGTGGCCGCCGCCGCGATTTTGCTTGCGGCGCGCGCGGGTTTTCAATCGGCGTTCATGGCCCCGACGGAGATCCTCGCGCTGCAGCACTTCCACAAGCTCAGCGCGCCGCTGCGGGCGGCAGGCGTCGAGAGCGCGCTGCTCGTCGGCGGCTTGAAGAAACACACTCGAGACGATCTTCTCGCACGGTTGCGCGGGCGGGAGATCGACCTCGTCGTCGGCACGCATGCGCTCTTGACCGATGACGTGGAATTCGGCGCGCTCGGACTCACCGTCATCGACGAGCAGCACCGCTTCGGCGTGCTGCAGCGCGCGGAATTGCGCTCGAAGGCCCGTGGCTACACGCCGCACACGCTGATCATGACGGCGACTCCGATCCCGCGCACGCTCGCGCAGTCGCTCTACGCCGACCTTGACTTGAGCGTTGTCGACGAGCTGCCGCCAGGACGCACCGCGGTGAAGACCTACGTCCGCGAAGCGGCGGACACGACGAAGATATTCGACTTTGTGAGAAAGCAAGTGGCGCTCGGCCGGCAGGCGTACATCGTCTGCCCGGCGATCGACGACTCGGAACGAGCGCTGCATTCGGCCGTCGAACAAGCCGAGTCGCTGCGCAACGGCGATCTCAAGGGCTTGCGGGTCGCGCTCTTGCACGGCAAGATGACCGGCAAGCAGAAAGACGAGATCATGCGCTTGCTCGGCGACGGATTCATCCAGGTGCTCATCTCGACGACGGTGGTGGAAGTCGGCGTCGATGTGCCGAACGCTTCGGTGATGGTGGTCCTCGACGCCGACTACTACGGGTTGGCCCAGCTCCATCAACTGCGCGGGCGGGTCGGCCGCGGCGCCGCCAAATCGTATTGCATACTTGTGGCGTCCGAACGCGGCGAATCCGACTCGGCCCGGCTTGGCATTCTCGCGGCGACGAACGACGGCTTCGCCATCGCCGAAGAAGACTATCGCCTGCGCGGGAGCGGGGATGTCGCCGGCACCAGGCAACACGGCGCGCAAGAGTTCCGGCTTGCCAACCTTATCAGGGATCTGCCGGTCTTCGAACAAGCGAAGAAGGAGGCGGACGCTCTCGTGGCAGCCGATGCCGGCCTGGAAAAGCCAGAAAACGCAGGGCTCAAACGCGTCATCGACAGTCGCGAACGAACCCGCGGCCTGCGCTTCACGTCGTAA
- a CDS encoding DUF177 domain-containing protein, producing the protein MKLPVTRLFGSDPEPIDVNCVVAPAGGLEDRYPDGVTLRAEIRHISHGVFIEGTISGRESETCARCLEPFSRNVDVAVAEAYSEDVPERDALISDVAPLVNREIDVDELVSQLLEVDEPIAAVCDPRCRGICPICGGNRNVLSCACSEATIDPRLAGLARLLEERGTD; encoded by the coding sequence ATGAAGCTACCCGTCACCCGGCTCTTCGGTTCCGATCCCGAGCCGATCGATGTCAATTGCGTCGTCGCGCCTGCAGGCGGCCTCGAAGATCGCTATCCGGACGGCGTCACGTTGCGGGCCGAGATCCGCCACATCTCGCACGGCGTCTTCATCGAGGGAACGATAAGCGGACGAGAGAGCGAGACGTGCGCACGCTGCCTCGAACCCTTTTCCCGCAATGTCGACGTGGCGGTGGCAGAAGCGTATAGCGAAGACGTTCCCGAACGCGACGCACTCATCTCCGATGTCGCTCCCCTCGTGAACCGGGAGATAGACGTCGACGAACTCGTCAGTCAGCTCTTGGAAGTGGACGAGCCGATCGCCGCCGTCTGCGACCCCCGCTGCCGGGGCATCTGCCCCATCTGCGGCGGCAACCGAAACGTCCTGTCGTGCGCGTGCTCGGAAGCTACCATAGACCCACGGCTGGCAGGCCTGGCCCGTCTCCTAGAAGAACGCGGGACGGACTGA
- a CDS encoding type II secretion system protein, whose protein sequence is MLRTGRAFTLIELMIVIGIIAVLAAILIPNFLHARAESVSAACEANEKQIATALEEYAVDNSGQYPGAGTIDVAMFGGPGNAYLGETPTDPADRLDYALVEPGFGACLNSEAYKIKDNNDHDSTTLTGLNGYVPGVSGVRYCQSSGLHASTD, encoded by the coding sequence ATGCTCCGAACGGGTCGCGCGTTCACGCTCATCGAGTTGATGATCGTCATCGGGATCATCGCCGTCCTCGCGGCTATCCTCATCCCGAATTTCCTGCATGCGCGAGCCGAGTCCGTGTCCGCGGCGTGCGAAGCCAACGAGAAGCAGATAGCCACCGCTCTCGAAGAATACGCGGTCGACAACAGCGGACAATATCCGGGCGCAGGGACGATCGACGTCGCGATGTTCGGCGGGCCGGGCAATGCTTATCTGGGTGAGACGCCCACCGATCCCGCCGACCGGCTGGACTACGCTCTCGTGGAACCCGGCTTTGGCGCGTGCTTAAACTCCGAAGCGTACAAGATAAAAGACAACAACGACCACGATTCGACGACGCTCACCGGCCTCAACGGCTATGTGCCCGGCGTCTCGGGCGTGCGGTATTGTCAGAGCTCAGGTCTTCACGCATCCACCGACTAA
- a CDS encoding sigma-70 family RNA polymerase sigma factor, translated as MLSVSDGHEIAEASLAFAARIALTTSTSESSDNAFERLFRAEYSNVARIARRILSDTHAAEDVAQEVFVSFHRLHAPDSPFAAKWLYTAAAHTALNALRGRRRRERREFDDAADARAIARHDNPLETIESVERRIAVRRALGRINPRYATVLALRYAGLSYAEVANALGVDSGQVGTMLRRAEAALKKEFDYDPS; from the coding sequence GTGCTATCCGTTTCGGACGGGCACGAGATCGCGGAGGCGTCTTTGGCATTTGCGGCACGTATCGCGCTGACCACATCGACATCGGAATCGAGCGACAACGCGTTCGAGCGGCTCTTCCGCGCGGAATACAGCAACGTCGCACGCATCGCGCGCCGGATCTTATCGGACACGCACGCAGCCGAAGACGTCGCCCAAGAAGTCTTCGTTTCGTTTCATCGCTTGCACGCTCCGGATTCGCCCTTCGCTGCGAAGTGGCTGTACACGGCCGCCGCCCATACCGCCCTGAACGCTCTCCGCGGGCGCAGGCGGCGTGAACGGCGGGAGTTCGACGACGCAGCGGACGCTCGTGCGATCGCCCGCCACGACAATCCTTTGGAAACCATCGAATCCGTTGAGCGGCGCATCGCCGTCCGCCGCGCGCTCGGCCGCATCAATCCAAGGTATGCGACCGTGCTGGCGTTACGATACGCCGGCCTGTCGTACGCCGAAGTGGCGAACGCGCTCGGCGTCGATTCCGGCCAGGTCGGCACCATGCTCCGACGCGCCGAAGCCGCACTGAAAAAGGAGTTCGACTATGATCCATCCTGA
- a CDS encoding ABC transporter ATP-binding protein, giving the protein MRTDVLTKRYGPVTALAGLSMSVPRGEIFGFLGPNGAGKTTAVKLLLGLARPTSGEARVLGAPPSDLEMRRRIGYLPELFRYQDWLTAREVLALHCALAGLPRVRRSGAIDASLELAGLTARRDDRVGTYSKGMQQRLGLAVALVAEPDVVFLDEPTSALDPVGRRDVREVLRSLKARGATVFLNSHMLSEVELVCDRVAVVDRGRVVSLGTLAELIGGSRRVRIGVEAASDAQSAAASGFGIVERAGGTEIVIGGVEAGRIPDVVAALVAAGARIRSVVPESQTLEDRFLALLQEPDDADPDHR; this is encoded by the coding sequence GTGCGAACCGACGTCCTGACGAAACGATACGGCCCGGTGACGGCACTCGCTGGCTTGAGCATGTCCGTGCCGCGCGGCGAGATATTCGGCTTTCTGGGGCCGAACGGCGCCGGCAAGACGACGGCGGTCAAGCTGCTGCTCGGCCTCGCGCGGCCGACCTCCGGTGAGGCGCGCGTGTTGGGCGCGCCGCCGTCCGACCTCGAGATGCGCCGCCGCATCGGTTATCTTCCGGAGCTTTTCCGCTATCAGGACTGGCTGACGGCGCGTGAAGTGCTGGCATTGCATTGCGCGCTCGCCGGGTTGCCGCGCGTCCGTCGCTCCGGCGCCATCGACGCGTCGCTCGAGCTGGCCGGCCTCACCGCTCGCCGCGACGACCGGGTCGGCACGTATTCGAAAGGAATGCAGCAGCGCCTCGGCCTCGCGGTGGCGCTCGTCGCGGAGCCCGATGTCGTCTTTCTCGACGAACCGACCTCCGCGCTTGATCCGGTCGGCCGGCGCGACGTGCGCGAGGTGCTCCGTTCGCTCAAGGCGCGCGGCGCGACCGTCTTTCTCAATTCGCACATGCTCAGTGAAGTCGAGCTGGTCTGCGATCGCGTCGCGGTGGTCGATCGCGGCCGCGTCGTCTCGCTTGGAACGCTGGCCGAACTCATCGGCGGTTCGCGCCGCGTGCGCATCGGTGTCGAGGCCGCATCCGACGCGCAATCCGCCGCGGCGTCGGGATTCGGCATCGTCGAGCGCGCCGGCGGAACAGAGATCGTGATCGGCGGCGTCGAGGCCGGACGCATACCGGATGTCGTTGCGGCGCTTGTGGCCGCCGGCGCACGCATACGGTCGGTCGTGCCCGAATCGCAAACGCTCGAAGACCGCTTTCTCGCATTATTGCAAGAGCCCGACGATGCCGATCCTGATCATCGCTAG
- the rsmD gene encoding 16S rRNA (guanine(966)-N(2))-methyltransferase RsmD yields the protein MRLSGGAKARRPLLAPKGVRTRPTSAKVREALFAVLGKRIEEARVLDLFAGSGALGLEAMSRGAGSVVFVDNDADAVMAVRRNAVRVIEEKDRFRIMPMLAIRALRVLRGTFDIVLVDPPYDRGAREELATLMQRGLVATDGVVVVEHRTGEDAPLPESLKVLKSAKYGDTTLTFAAVRPARESLPEDRAAESVLATKSRQPARREKSRR from the coding sequence ATGCGTTTATCAGGCGGCGCCAAAGCGCGCCGGCCACTGCTCGCGCCGAAGGGCGTGCGGACGCGGCCGACGTCGGCGAAAGTTCGTGAAGCGCTCTTCGCGGTTTTGGGCAAGCGGATCGAAGAGGCGCGCGTGCTCGACCTCTTCGCCGGATCCGGCGCGCTCGGCCTTGAGGCGATGTCGCGCGGAGCGGGTTCCGTGGTCTTCGTCGACAACGACGCGGACGCGGTCATGGCAGTGCGGCGCAACGCCGTCCGCGTCATCGAAGAGAAAGATCGCTTCCGCATCATGCCGATGCTCGCCATACGCGCTCTGCGGGTGCTTCGCGGCACGTTCGACATCGTCTTAGTCGACCCGCCGTACGATCGCGGAGCGCGCGAAGAACTCGCCACGCTCATGCAACGCGGTCTGGTCGCGACCGACGGCGTCGTCGTCGTCGAACACCGCACGGGCGAGGACGCGCCGCTGCCTGAATCGCTTAAGGTGCTCAAGTCGGCGAAATACGGCGACACCACGCTGACCTTCGCCGCCGTGCGGCCGGCGCGCGAATCATTGCCGGAGGATCGCGCGGCGGAAAGCGTGCTCGCCACGAAATCGCGCCAACCCGCGCGCCGCGAGAAGAGCCGCCGTTGA
- a CDS encoding EamA family transporter, with protein sequence MTKADTSQLMIWTAMIIVYVVWGSTYLAIRIAVESMPPLLMAGVRFLIAGSILFVWRKVALGRTAPRLTARHWQSAALIGAGLMLGGNGGVAVAERTIPSGITALVAATVPLWIALLDRVWFKHALPVQRIAGLVIGFGAVALLVGRPDAGAMNIFGAVTAVFAAVAWAAGSLYARSAELPDDPSTAIGMEMLAGGILLIIAALAGGEFGDPVLLHPTAASWWAFWYLVVFGALVGFSAYLWLLRVAPIARVSTYAYVNPLVAVALGWLILREPIGPHTIAAGAAILIAVALIIWEPNTKRAGDFDLTGG encoded by the coding sequence ATGACGAAAGCGGACACATCCCAGTTGATGATCTGGACGGCCATGATCATCGTCTATGTTGTGTGGGGTTCGACCTATTTAGCGATCAGGATCGCGGTCGAATCGATGCCTCCGCTGCTGATGGCCGGTGTCCGGTTCCTCATCGCGGGCAGCATCTTATTCGTGTGGCGCAAAGTGGCGCTCGGACGGACGGCGCCCCGGCTCACCGCTCGCCATTGGCAATCGGCTGCACTCATCGGCGCAGGACTCATGCTCGGCGGCAACGGCGGCGTCGCGGTCGCCGAGCGGACCATCCCATCGGGCATCACAGCGCTCGTCGCCGCCACCGTGCCGTTGTGGATAGCGCTCCTCGATCGCGTTTGGTTCAAGCACGCGCTGCCGGTCCAACGGATCGCCGGACTTGTGATCGGATTCGGAGCCGTCGCGCTCCTCGTGGGAAGACCCGATGCTGGTGCGATGAATATTTTCGGCGCTGTGACCGCCGTGTTCGCCGCCGTCGCGTGGGCCGCGGGCTCGCTTTACGCGCGCAGCGCGGAATTGCCCGACGACCCATCGACGGCGATCGGCATGGAGATGCTCGCGGGCGGCATCTTGCTCATCATCGCGGCGTTGGCAGGCGGCGAATTTGGCGACCCGGTGCTGCTGCACCCGACCGCGGCCTCCTGGTGGGCGTTCTGGTATCTTGTGGTCTTCGGGGCCCTCGTGGGATTCAGCGCGTATCTGTGGCTGCTGCGCGTCGCGCCGATCGCGCGCGTGTCCACGTACGCGTACGTCAATCCGTTGGTCGCGGTCGCACTGGGCTGGTTGATCTTGCGCGAACCCATCGGGCCGCATACCATCGCGGCGGGCGCTGCCATTTTGATCGCGGTCGCGCTCATCATCTGGGAGCCGAACACAAAACGAGCCGGGGACTTTGATTTAACCGGCGGATAA